GGCGCCGAGCGTGTCGGTCACGCCCATCATCGGGTTCGTGGAGCGGTCCCACAGGTCCTGGCGCAACTGGCCGTCTTCGCAATACAGCGTGTTGACCACGCGATGCGTGCCCGTTTCCATCGCCAGGATGTACTCGCAGCCCGTGGCGAGCAGGTGTGCAATGGCCGCGTCGACGCTGGGCGCCTCCGCGTCCCCGTCCGGCTGCGCGAGCGCGATCAGTGTCGCGGAGTCGGCAACGAGCAGCGTGGTTTGCGGCACGAGCAGGTCGGCCATGGCTTCGCGCAGCTCCTCGGCGGCGAGCACGTGTTCGTCGTCGAGCGTGAAGTCGGGGGCGAGGATAAGGGGCACGTCGTCGTAGTCGGCGACGACTTCGGCGATCGCGCTCACGACTTCGGCGCGCGCGCCCGCGCCCACCTTGAACGCCGCGATGGGCATGTCTTCGAGCAACATGCGCGCCTGGGTGGCGACGGTTTCCGGATCGAGCCCGGTCACTTCGTCGCAGCCCGCGGAGTCGCGCACCGTGTAGCCGGTCAACGCGGTGACACCGTGACAGCCCATGCTGGCGAGCGTGAGCAGGTCGGCTTGGAGTCCGCCGCCGCCCGTCGGGTCGGAAAGGCCGAAGGTGAGGACGATGGGAGGGGTGTCGCTGGGCATGAACGTGGCGAGATGGATTGGACTTCGGGCGCGGCGTACCGCGCCGTCATAAGAAAATGCTTCAATTATGCGGCTTATCGTTGAATCCGGGGGACGGATGACCCCGGCACTCGCGAGGATTTTTTCGCGCGGCACGAGCCGCACGCGGCGACGCATTCTGTTTGATCCCGTACAGGCCAGATTTCCTCTTGCTAGGCATGGAAACGGCAACAAGGTACCATCATGGCTCTCGTTTCCCCGATTTTTTTTCCGACTGGTTTCGGACTTTTCGACGCGGCATAAGAATGGAATATAGAAGCTGGATGTGCCTGATCTGCGGCTGGATTTACGACGAAGAAGCCGGTTTGCCAGACGAAGGCATTGCCCCTGGCACGCGCTGGGAGGATGTCCCGATCAACTGGACCTGCCCTGAGTGCGGCGCGCGCAAGGAAGACTTCGAGATGGTCCAGATCTGAGACCACGCTGGCGGCTGCGCGCGGTTGTTGTGCGCTTCCGACCTGTTTCTCACGCGTTTCGCAGGTAACGGGCCGTGTCCGGCGCGCAGTCTGGCCGCTGATTCCAGACCGATGGCGGGTGCCGAGTGCGGTGCGGCTTGCGGTGTCGCGACGGCCGGCATCGTATTTGCGCTTGCCGTCGGGGTTGTCGACGCCTGTGTCGACGCGTTTGTCGAGAACGCCCGCCTGGTCGGCCCGCTAATGTTTCCGGCGCTGCCCTATGAGTCATCCTTCTAGCTCTGATGTGCGGTTCGAAGCGTTGCCGAATCCGCGCGGCGGCACGGTGCCGTTCGCGCACGGAGCGCTCGCCCTGGCGCTTGCCGCGCTCGAAGAGCAGCGTGACGTCGCCCGGCCGCTGCGCCAGGCCGCCCGCACGCTGCACGACGCCGGCTGGCTTGCCGCCGCGCGCTTTGCCGATACGCTGCTCCTCGCTTCCCCGCTCGCGCTGGCGGCCCCGGTGCCCGTAGCGCCGCCGCCGGGCTTGCCCGCGCGGCCGCTGCATGCGCCGGACGAGGCGCAGGGCGCGGAAATCCGTGCCTTGTTCACTGAGGCGCTCGAAGATCTCGTCGCCGCGCTCGAGCGCCGCAATTTGCGCGAGCTGGCGTGCTCGCCCGCGCTTTTTGCGCGGCAGCACGCGCTCGTGGCCGCGCTCGCGGAGCACATGCCGGGCGTCGCGCTCGCCTACGAGGACATCGCGCTGCTCGGCCGGCCGCTCGCGCCCGCTTCGCTGCATCCGCAGCCGGCGCAGCGCTTTGGCCAGGTGCGCGCGCGCTTCGAGCTGGCGCTCCTGCATGCGCTCAAGTCCCAGGTCGGCGACGGCAGCCGCGCGGCCAATGCGCTCGCACTCGCGGCGTTCGACGAGATGGACGCGTGCATGGCCGAGCTATCGAGCGCCGATCCCTACGACTTCTGGCGTCTCGCCGCCGCGTGTGGACGCGCGCTGCGGCGCGGCGTGGCGTCGTGGGGCGACGAGGGCGTGCGGCGTCTTTACGCGCGCTGCAATCTGCTCATCGGCGAGCATGCGCGCGGCCTGCGCTTCGCGCCGCAAACGCTCGTGCGCTCGACGCTGGCGTTGCTATGGCGCGACTACGCGCTCTTCGGGGCCGCCGCGGAAGACACCGCCGACGTCGATTTGCTGCATGACTACGGCCTGACCGTGGAATGGCACATTGCCGGCACACAAGCCTCGGAGGCGCTGTGGGAAGCCGGCAGCGTGCAGGCTGGGGCGCTCGCGGCGCGTGTGGCGCCCACGCGCGAGCTGGGCGCGCTGGTGGTGAACGGCAATGCGTATGAAGATTTTCTGCAGACCGCCGATGCGGCGATGATCGCGCTCGGCACGCACTCGCGCACGCTGACGCTGCGCGGCGCAGGCGCGAGCGCGAGCGCGGAACCCGCCGATGCGCTGGTGGCCGCCGAAGCGGCGTACCGCATCGGCGCCGCTGCCTGGGCGCTGGGACTCGGGCATGTCGGCCAGCTCGCGGACGCGCTGGGCCTCGCCTGGCGGCGCACCGCGCATGCGGCAACGCTTGCGGCGCTCGAGGCTCGCGGTGCGCCATCGGTTCAGCCGCCCGGCGCCGAGGCGATCGAGCACGCCAGCGAGGCGCTGCGCGCCATGCTGCACAAGGTTGCGGCGGGCATCGCACAGCCCGATGCGGCGCCTGCTGTGCGTGCCCTCGGCGCCGCGATCATCAGCGGCGCAGCGCAAAATGCGGTGCACAATATTGGGCGCTGAATCCATCGGGCCTGCGGGTTCGCGGCGCGGGCCGCGCCTCGCAGAGGTCGGGCATCGGCCTTGCGCCATAGGCCGATCGCCCTGCAAGGGCACAGCGCGCGCGTGTTAGAGTGAGCCATTCCCTGCAATGCGCAACGCGCAGTGGCCGGCAAGGTGCGAGGCAGCCATCGGGCGCCCGACCTCCGGCCTGGCAGCGCGCCGCCATTGCGCATCGTCTTTGCTAGAATTCAAACCATGTCCAAGAGTAACGATCGCATCAATCTGACCAACCAGTTCCTGATCGCCATGCCGAACATGGCGGACCCCACGTTTTCAGGAACGGTGGTCTACCTTTGCGATCATTCGGAGCGCGGCGCGCTCGGTCTCGTCATCAATCGGCCCACCGACATCGATCTCGAGGCGCTCTTTTCCCGCATCGACCTGAAGCTCGAAATCGAGCCGCTCCTGCACGTGCCTGTCTATTTCGGGGGCCCGGTGCAGACCGAGCGCGGCTTCGTGCTGCACGCGAGAGCCGAGGGCACGAGCTATACGTCTTCGATGTCGGTGCCGGGCGGCCTTGAAATGACCACCTCGAAGGACGTGCTCGAAGCCGTCGCCAACGGCAGCGGCCCCGAGCGCTTCCTGCTCACGCTCGGCCACGCCGGCTGGGGCGCCGGTCAGCTCGAGGACGAAATCTCGAAGAACGGCTGGCTCACGGTCGAAGCCGATCCGAAGATCGTATTCGACGTGCCTGCCGAAGAGCGCTTCGAAGCGGCGCTCGCGCTGCTCGGCATTTCCTCGTCGATGCTCTCGGGCGAGGCGGGTCACGCATGAGCGTGGCCGCTGGGCGAGGGGCCTGCGAGGCCACCTTGCTTGCGTTCGACTATGGCGAAAAGCGCATCGGCGTCGCGCTCGGCAACGCGCTCACGCGCAGCGCCCGGGCGCTCACTGTCATCCCCAACAAAAGTCGCGACTACCGCTTCGAAGCGATAGGCGCGTTGCTGCGCGAATGGCAGCCCGATCTGCTCGTGGTCGGCCTGCCGTGCCATCCGGACGGCACGCCGCACGTCATGACCCAGCATGCGAAGCGCTTTGGCAACCAGCTCAACGGTCGCTTCGGTTTGCGGGTGGTCTGGGTGGACGAGCGCTATTCGTCCGTCGACGCCGAAGCGCGGCTGCGCGAGCGCGGCGAACGCGTCGAACATGTCGACGCCGAGGCGGCCTCGGTGATTCTCCAGCAGTATCTCGACGAACTCCCGCACTAACAAAGCCCGCGAGTTGCCCGATGATCATCCCCGATGCTGAAGCGCTGTATTGCGCCCTTCTCGACGAGATCCGCGCGGCGTATCCCGCCGATGCGTTCGGCGCGCCCGGCGGCGTGGCGATCGTCGGCATTCATAGCGGCGGCGCGTGGATCGCCGAGCGAATTGCCCATGACGTCGGGGCGCTCGAATGGGGCGTGCTCAACGTTGCGCTGCACCGCGACGACTATGCGAAAAAAGGCTTGCACAGCAAGGCGAGCCCGACGGCGCTGCCCTTCGCGGTGGAAGGCCGTCACATCCTGCTCGTCGACGATGTGCTGTTCACGGGCCGCACCGTGCGCGCCGCGCTCAACGAACTGTACGACTACGGCCGGCCGGCCTCCGTCGAACTCGCGGTGCTTGCCGAACGCGGCGGGCGTGAGCTGCCGGTGTCCGCGCGATTCACCGGCGGCGCGGTCAGCGTCCCTGCACGCGAAACGCTTGTGCTCGCACACAGCGTCGACGGTCGTTTCGCGTTTCACGTCGAGCCGGGCAGCGGCGCCTGACGCGCACATCGAACCGCTTCGGCGGCAGCGACGGCAAGCGCACACGCTGGCCACGCGCCGCCCATCACCTCCAGGATTCACGCGATGAATACACAGCCCACGCCCGCGGCGTCTCCAGCGGACGACAAGCGTTTTCGATACGGTTTTCTCAAGGGCAATCCGCAGCTCACGAAGAACGGCGAGCTCAAGCATCTGCTGTCGATCGAAGGCCTGTCGCGCGCGATCCTCACGCATGTTCTCGACACCGCCACGCAGTTCGTGAGCGTAACCGACCGCGACGTGAAGAAGGTGCCGCTGTTGCGCGGCAAGTCGGTGTTCAACCTGTTCTTCGAGAACTCCACGCGCACGCGCACCACGTTCGAGATCGCGGCCAAGCGGCTTTCGGCGGATGTGCTCAACCTGAACATCAACGCTTCGTCGACGAGCAAGGGCGAGTCGCTGCTCGACACCATCGGCAACCTTTCGGCGATGCATGCCGACATGTTCGTCGTGCGCCACGCGTCGAGCGGCGCGCCGTATTTGATCGCCGAGCACTGCGCGCCGCACGTGCACGTGATCAACGCCGGCGACGGCCGCCACGCGCACCCGACGCAAGGCCTGCTCGACATGTACACGATCCGCCACTACAAGCGCGATTTCACGAATCTGCGCGTGGCGATCGTGGGCGACATCCTGCATTCGCGTGTGGCGCGCTCGGACATTCACGCGCTGACCACGCTCGGCGTGCCCGAGGTGCGCGCCATCGGCCCGCGTACGCTGCTGCCGGGCGGGCTCGAACAGATGGGCGTGCGCGTGTTTCATAACCTCGACGAAGGCCTGAAAGACGTCGACGTCATCATCATGCTGCGCCTGCAGAACGAGCGCATGAGCGGCGCGCTGCTGCCCTCCGCGCAGGAGTACTTCAAAAGCTGGGGCTTGACGCCCGAGCGCCTCGCGCTCGCCGCGCCCGACGCGATCGTCATGCATCCGGGGCCGATGAATCGCGGCGTGGAAATCGACTCGCAGGTCGCAGACGGCCCGCAGTCGGTGATCCTCGACCAGGTGAGCTTTGGCATTGCCGTGCGCATGGCGGTGATGGGCATCGTGGCCGGAAATAACGACTAAAGCGGCGAGAACGCCAAGGGCAGCACATGAACATTCTTATTCAAGGCGCCACGCTGATCGATCCGGCGGCCGGGACGCAACAGCAGCAGGACGTGTACGTCGAAGCGGGCAAGATCGCCGCGCTTGGCGCGGCGCCCGCGGGCTTCCACGCGGACAGAACGATCGATGCGCGCGGCCTCATCGTCGCGCCCGGTCTCGTCGACCTGAGCGCGCGCCTGCGCGAGCCGGGCTACGAGCACAAGGCCACGCTCGACTCGGAGATGAACGCCGCGCTCGCGGGCGGGGTGACGAGCCTCGTGTGCCCGCCCGATACCGACCCCGTGCTCGACGAGGCGGGCCTCGTCGAGATGCTCAAGCACCGTGCCGGCAAGCTCGCGCGTGCGCATGTGCATCCGCTCGGCGCGCTTACCGTGGGCCTGAAAGGGCAGGTGATCACCGAGATGGTGTCGCTGACCGAGGCGGGCTGCATCGGCTTCACGCAGGCCGACGCGCCGATCGCC
The Paraburkholderia acidiphila genome window above contains:
- a CDS encoding rubredoxin, whose translation is MEYRSWMCLICGWIYDEEAGLPDEGIAPGTRWEDVPINWTCPECGARKEDFEMVQI
- a CDS encoding YqgE/AlgH family protein, with translation MSKSNDRINLTNQFLIAMPNMADPTFSGTVVYLCDHSERGALGLVINRPTDIDLEALFSRIDLKLEIEPLLHVPVYFGGPVQTERGFVLHARAEGTSYTSSMSVPGGLEMTTSKDVLEAVANGSGPERFLLTLGHAGWGAGQLEDEISKNGWLTVEADPKIVFDVPAEERFEAALALLGISSSMLSGEAGHA
- the ruvX gene encoding Holliday junction resolvase RuvX; translation: MSVAAGRGACEATLLAFDYGEKRIGVALGNALTRSARALTVIPNKSRDYRFEAIGALLREWQPDLLVVGLPCHPDGTPHVMTQHAKRFGNQLNGRFGLRVVWVDERYSSVDAEARLRERGERVEHVDAEAASVILQQYLDELPH
- a CDS encoding aspartate carbamoyltransferase catalytic subunit: MNTQPTPAASPADDKRFRYGFLKGNPQLTKNGELKHLLSIEGLSRAILTHVLDTATQFVSVTDRDVKKVPLLRGKSVFNLFFENSTRTRTTFEIAAKRLSADVLNLNINASSTSKGESLLDTIGNLSAMHADMFVVRHASSGAPYLIAEHCAPHVHVINAGDGRHAHPTQGLLDMYTIRHYKRDFTNLRVAIVGDILHSRVARSDIHALTTLGVPEVRAIGPRTLLPGGLEQMGVRVFHNLDEGLKDVDVIIMLRLQNERMSGALLPSAQEYFKSWGLTPERLALAAPDAIVMHPGPMNRGVEIDSQVADGPQSVILDQVSFGIAVRMAVMGIVAGNND
- the pyrR gene encoding bifunctional pyr operon transcriptional regulator/uracil phosphoribosyltransferase PyrR; protein product: MIIPDAEALYCALLDEIRAAYPADAFGAPGGVAIVGIHSGGAWIAERIAHDVGALEWGVLNVALHRDDYAKKGLHSKASPTALPFAVEGRHILLVDDVLFTGRTVRAALNELYDYGRPASVELAVLAERGGRELPVSARFTGGAVSVPARETLVLAHSVDGRFAFHVEPGSGA
- a CDS encoding hydroxymethylpyrimidine/phosphomethylpyrimidine kinase, with translation MPSDTPPIVLTFGLSDPTGGGGLQADLLTLASMGCHGVTALTGYTVRDSAGCDEVTGLDPETVATQARMLLEDMPIAAFKVGAGARAEVVSAIAEVVADYDDVPLILAPDFTLDDEHVLAAEELREAMADLLVPQTTLLVADSATLIALAQPDGDAEAPSVDAAIAHLLATGCEYILAMETGTHRVVNTLYCEDGQLRQDLWDRSTNPMMGVTDTLGAAIAALLANGQEPPEAVREAQEYVYQAVQGAFRPGMGAWLPDRFFWARSNDTDADEASPGEAKQ